Part of the Brachyhypopomus gauderio isolate BG-103 chromosome 17, BGAUD_0.2, whole genome shotgun sequence genome, GCAAGATACGACAATCCAACTGTTACAGAAGCAAGTAAGTAGTAACTAACTAGAATTTCTGTATGAATTTAAAATTCTGTAATTTCTTAAAATGTGACCTGATTTATGTCACAATAATAAATAGTACACTGCACAAAACATCGCGATATCTTTATTAAACCAATAGCTTGGGTGTAGTcattgggggtgtgggtggtatTTTAAACTTTACACCGATGATTTCTTGAAAATTGCTGTTAACAtgctgttttatgtaattcTCTAAAGAAGATTTTAAAGGATCTTAAaggaaaaaaacataaaacaaatacTTAAAATTAAAAGAGCTTTTGCCTCCATTACCCTACAGTCATACAGAtgattgcaaaaaaaaaaaataaaaataaaaaaactacgATGACCACTGAAGACACCTCTTGCACGAAACATGACAGTGGGGTGAATCGTGGTTTTCTCCTAATTGCATGTGAATATGATGAGCCAAGTTcttttttgttgtgtgtgtctacagtttACTGTGAAAAATCACATTAAATGGTGTAATTCAATTAGTTGCTCAGATGAAGTCCTACAGTGTAGAATTATAACAATGCCTTATCAATAATGTAAGCTAGGTAATGGTTAAATACAGCAGTCATCGTTCTTGCCCACAGAAAAGATGGAGATATTCGGAGGTAGATTTCTTCCATTTGTGTATTTGATTTTTGTTGAAGGGTTGTCGTGGAGAAAGGTTTTTCAGTTAGACATGCCACATTGTCTGTGTGTAGTCACCATTCAAAGTTAGCTGGTTAAGGTAGCATGTGTATAGACAGTGACATTGTACTAATAAATACTATGTCTATACGGTGTCTGTCTATCAAGCCCATTATTTGTCTGCTTGAGTGTTTGGCTTAAGTTATCGAACAACTTATTGAgaatttgtatttcttttattTTCAGTACAATGATCAGCTCAAAGAGAATGAGAGGCTGTGGAAAGCCATTCATGAACTCAGAACAGGAGTTGATCATTTTGGAAACAAGAGTAACAACCACCAAAAACGTCTGCCCGATGAACAGTAATCAGGGAGAGTCTGTGCACATACATTTAAAAACTGAATTACAGTGGTTATATTGAGTAACCCAGCGCTGGTCAAGAGATTGTTAGGGGTGAGTATGTTGCTGAAACGTTAGACGTTGGCTCTTCCAACATCACAGGATGAAGGAGAGACTGTTGGTCTTGTTTACTACAAAATACTTTTTTCTGCCTCAAGGAAAACTAGATTATACTCGCTAATGTTGACAATACAAGGTCGTATTAGATGGCAATGCCATTACATTCCTTCTGTTGttagtgtttgtatgtgtgccaTACAACAATGTATACAATTTGTTCTTGAATTACAACAATAGTAGTTATTGTTCAGGAATGCTCGAAATGGCTGCAGTCATGGCTGCATTACATATTTTACCATGTTTATTTGTGTTGCGGTAATTTAAAGTCCAGTATAAACTACTGGCCAAAACACTCCTAACAGACTTTAAGCTGTTTCACATGTTGTAACACTGCCAACATTATCCTCAGTATTTGTTTctgtaccaaaaaaaaaaaacccaagctTCTTTTGCTCACAATTGGAGGGAAAAAAGATTCATTTCTTTCAATTGTGGATCATGTGGTCTTTGAACACGTCCACTTAAAAAGATACACCAAACAATGGGTTGTAATAAGTACATACCTTCTATGCACGTTGcctcatatataaatataaacgttGTAACCCTTCATTTTGAAAAGTCAGTGAGAAATGCATCAAATGGGGAACTCACCAAAAACTGCAAATGTATATAAAATGGTTTTGCATATCATCCATAATCTATGATGATAAATAATGTACTACTGATTTTTAGTTTATAACCTAgcctgggattttttttttcattttcattttatgttctaattattttttaCTGAATGGTTATCGGGTATCATAATTATTGATTATGATGCAAACCCACAGTGTACTGAATGGTACAAAAGTACAGTGCtcttcattttaaaaaagggcTTTACACATTTTTTATAGAGTTTGACCCTTCTTTCTTTGACCCAaagatttacattttaaaagtacAGTAAGTGAAactaaatgcatttttgtgtttTGGCATGTAAATTGTttacttcatttttattttctttatataaGTTTTTTTTCTATTCACTCATACCAAACAGGATTTACTTTAAAGCTATATTTGTAAACTCCCTTTCTTAATTATGGACAGTAGATGTCACACCTGTTCAGTGCAAAATAAATGCTTACACAAGCCTGTAAAACAAAAAATGCTAATAATGTGATTAAGTTCCTTTTTACATGCCAAATTAAGCTATGTAGACTTGGAAACCTTTTGCATTTTCATCtactttttaaattattttcagTATTTGTCAGACTGTTTCATTGGTTTTCTAAATTGCTACGTTTGCACTGCAATTGAATGGATGTATCGATGTGAATTCTATGTATACCTGCTTACACTTCAAGAGCATTGCAtgcgttatataaataaaagcaCACCATAGTTAAAGGTGTCCTTAGTTGTATATACACGTAGAATAGTTCGCGTGCAAAAAATGCAAAGTAAGAAagctttcaaaaacagaagtgtAGACAGTTTGTTTTTGTCAATTCCTTAAATCAATATTTGGTGTGACTACCTTTTGCCTTCAAAAAGCATCAGTTCTAGGTACACTTGCATAAGGTACACACAGGTGTTCTAGGTACACTTGTCATGAATTTTGCAGGATTATAGTTTAGattatgtgtgtgagtaatcatccatccattatctgtacCGCTTAATCCCTCCAGTCTGGGTCACGAGGGgtctggagccaatcccagcatcatcgggcaaaggcagggtacaccatggccaggtcgccagtccaccacagTATGAGTAACCAGTTATACCATTTTCATATGCAAAATATACAATTTTATTAACTGAAACAGAAACAGCTGTGTAGGAGGCTTAAAACTAAGAAACAGCCAAAATCTGCTACAAAGGAGGTTGTGGAAGACAAGTTTCATGTCATAGGCAACACCATGGTAAGAGCACAGCAACAAGACATCTGGGGTTTCCAGATGTGCTGTATAAGCGCTTTCATAGAAGCACAAAAAAACAGGCAATGTTGAGGACAGTAGTCACAGTGTTCAACCGATGCAACAGATGAAAAAGACGCTTGCTTCAATACCATCGGCTCAAAACTGACATAAATTGTTGGGTCCAAGGTACACCCACATATTGTTCGAGCATGTCTGTCCAGAAGTGGCCTACATGGAAGAATTGTTGCCAAAAGGCTGTAACCTTTGAGGAAAAAAGGTGCAGAAAAAAGGCAGCaggtgagtcaaaaattgaaaTATTTTGTTGTAATAGAAGGCAGTTTGTTTGCTAAAGGGCTGGAGAGCAGTGACAATAATTAGTGTCTGTaggcaacagtgaagcatggtcaAGGTTCCTTGCAAGTTTGCTGTTTCAGCAAATGGAGTTTGGGATTTGGTCAGGATTAGTGGTGTCCTCAGTGCTGAGAaaaacagacagatacatatcCATCATGCAGTGCCATCAGGGAGGAGTCTGATTGGCTCCACATTTATCCTGTAGCAGAACAACAACCCCGAACATGTCATGAAGAACTATCTTCAACATAATAGAGTACTGGAAGTGATATGGCCTCCATGTTAAATGAAAAAAGGATTTGAGCAAGCCTACATCCACAGATCTGTGGTTAGTTCTCCAAGGTGTTGGTAACATCCTACCTGCCAAGTTACTTCAAAACTGCACCTAGAAGAATTGATGCTGTTTTGAAAGCAAAGGGTGGTCACACCAATTATTGATTTTGAGCTTTCTTTTTTATCCATTTACTTTGCAATTTCTTAGATAAAACAATCTATTACCACTTCTATTTTTGAAAGCACTTACTTTGCAGCATTTTCCCACACCTGCCTAAAACATTTGCAAAGTACTGTACTTGTGTTGTAATAGTAAACCTGTTGAATTGTACATGGTGATGTCATGTAAGTGTTCAGTATGCAGTTGATACACAGGTATGGAGTAAGATATTTTATGTGCATGGCTCACATTTTGACAAATATTACCTGCAAATTACATGTTTATTAACTAATTCCATCAAATAAGCAGTCATAGATTTACAAATGAGCAAGCAAACCTTTTCTTGTCTTTCTTGATGTATACACCAACTTTATTTAGCATATTTTCTATTTTTTCTGCCACTGACAtgtttcattcattcaaataATATTATCCTAAAAGATAAAAAGGCGTTGCAGGAAGTCATTATTTCATCTATGACATCAGGATTAACGGCGATGcctgggaggtggggggggtttACTCTTAATGTTCTGACACTTCGGAATGTGTCTTTCTGCTGGACCAGGAGCAAAGCGCCTGCCACAGTGGGGGCAGCTTATATAATCTGGGTTGGGATCTGCACTTAACTGAGGCTGAAAGTCTCTTGTTACAGGATCACGAGTCTGGCGAAGACTACAGATGAAGGCCTCGTGTTTTTGACGCCAGTTGTTCTTCTTGAGCTGAGGATGTGAAAACAAAATGGTCTTGGGTGATTATATGCAAAAATTGTAAAGTTAACTTGACAAATTTTATAGACTTTAAACTGTAATTACAATGTAAAGAAATGAAATGCAAGGCTTATCAAGAAACTATACCAATATATTAATGTTGCAAAAAACAAGTAACTCAATGGTTGTATGCAACAGTCTTTTCTATTGAAACAATATAAAGTTACCTCTGGTGCCTCACACCGGTTATTTGTCTTCATGAATTTTTCCAATTCAGTACCTTTGGCCCTGTACTTTGAGGAGTCAAAGACTTTACGTTTGGAATGCTGTAATTTCTCACAAACCATGCTGTGCTTGTCAAGACGATCTTCTGTAAACTGTCTGTGGCATATGTTACAGGGTATGAGATGTGTATTAGCATTGGAACTGTTTTCTGGACTGAGTTCCACTTGCTGGAGCCTGTTACCCTTTTGGTTGAAATAAGGAGAGCCCAGAGCAACTTCAGTGGATGGCTCTGCAGGTAAAGCCTTTCTGATGGTTTTTGTTGTCATCTCCTCTGCAGTCCTTTGATTGTGTTCATAAAGCCTCTCTTGGCTGGGCCACTGATGTGATTCAAGCCCATTTATTTGTTTGGAGAAAGCTTTCCCTTTTGCATGCGAGTTTAGCTTAAGCCTGTCAATTATGTCCCACTGctcttcatcctcttcctcctctatgTCTCTCTTAACCTTTGGTCTTTCAGCCCTCCTCTTTTCTCCACTATTCACTCCTCCCTTCCCTTGCCAATCTGTTCTTTCCAATTCTTTTATCTCATTCCAGTCCCATTCCACTTCTGTTTCTCTCCTTGTCTTGTTTTTCCTTCCTACTTCCCATTTCTGGTTTATTTCCTTTCCCCAAAGTTTGTCTTGAATATAACAGTCTGTGGTTTTGTTCTCCCACTGTAGGCTcacctctctctttccatctctccttctctctctttgatTCATTAttgtctccctctcacacttCTCCAATTGTTCCATAATGTCTTTATTGCCCGTCCCCCAGTCTCTTTCTCtgactctctccttctgtccatCTCTTCTGCCTCCTAAGGTCCTTTCTCTGCCAATTTCCCAATCCCAGTTTCCTTTGTCGTTACAGTATAATCTGTTTTCTTCCCTTttcacactcttactgctctccTCTCTTTTGACCTTGTCCACAAGTGCACTCTTCAATTGAACCTTCCTCAACTCTTGCTCTGTCTTTAACAGCTTTTCTTGTAGCATAATTTCCTTTTTGCGGATTTCCTTTGTCATACTGTCAATCTGATTTTCAGAAAGTCTGCTCTGATTTTCATGTAGTGTCTCATACCCAGTGGTTGGCTTGCCATTGGTTTCACCTCTTTTCTGTAATGGCTGATGCAATTCTATATCAGTAGGCTCAAATTTACTCAGATCATTTTCCTCCTGTCTCTTGTTCTTGGTCTGTTTACTTTGGGATGAACAGGGGGGATGGTTATAAAGTCTCCTTTGGTCTGTTTGTGTAATATAATTGCTGCCTGCCTGGCAGTTTTTCAGGATAAATGGTCTCTTGTGGCAAACAGGCTTTAGAGGGAAAACACTGTCCATCCCAGATTTATCCATCAAAATGCCATCTTCCTTCTCCTTTGAATGCATCTTCTGCCTGGATGTGGCAGGGCTGTACTTCCGCTGCACAGGACTTGGGTTTTGCCATTCTTTCCCAGTGTCTTGAGGCCAGTCTTTAACAGTCTTTCTCTTACAGTCTTCTGGCATGTTTGAATGAGTTTTTGAACCGTAACTTGGTGGAAGGTGTTGTGTATCTAAACCCTCTTTCCTCGAAGATGGCAGTTTGTCcaatcaacaacaaaaaatcatGGAGTCAGGTGAAATAATTTGCAAAAACGACATAGTGACTATATAGTGAATATAACAAATAACATAAGAATAAACTTTAGTTAAAATATAACAATCTAATTGTTAACTAATTGCTGACCAGTTAATCTAACGTTGTTAGCTAGATAGATTTACTTGTATATATGGCACTTTGCACTCATTGCTGATAATAAACTGGCTATCTTACAACTTACCAGCTAATAGCGTTTTTTAGATAGCTGCTCTTCTCTCATATCGCCATCACATCATATCCACTTCTATCGAGGATAAACAAGCGAGTACATTTCTTGCTTACCAGCTACTTTGCACTTATTTGTTGACACGAGTTGCTTAGAAACAAGAAAACCAACGTGAATCTCTTGCCTTTGATTGGCTTGTGACAACCACGTACGTGTGACCCGGATGTGGCAGGACGTCATCGAACGTGAGATAATGTCGGGGCTGCGTGAGAATCCTGAGGTTGTCTACCCCCCAAAACGGACTTatagggtctctctctctctctctctctctctctctctctcacacacacacacacactctcactgtagCTAAGCAACCAGCGCTAGCCAGCGAGTTCCTGAATTAGCTGGTTGCGAATGTAGCAGCGTTAGTTATTCCAAATAGTGGCTGTTAACCGCATTTCAGCCGCTTGGAATCGGCGCGGCCTGCAGCTCAACCCTCCAGGAGCGTGTTGTAGCCACCCAGCTAGCCGTGCTGCTGCAGCTAGTGAAGTAGCCAGGCTTATGAGGCCCTGTGAGGCGAGGAGGCGCTGAACTAGCTGTAACCGtccccctccacccagaccctGAACCATGTCGACGGAGCAACTCCTGTCAGTAGACTACGAGGTGTTCGGGAAGGTCCAGGGTGTGTTCTTtaggaaacacacacaggtgagaccagggAGTTCCTCGTGGTGGACCGACGATGCGTTATTTGGCGTCTCTAGAAAACACGACCTCTTTAATGTGCTCGCCTTATCTGTTTACAGTCAGAGGGGAAGAAGCTCGGCTTGGTGGGCTGGGTGCAGAACACTGGAGCCGGAACCGTGCAGGGGCAGCTCCAAGGGCCCGCGTCCAACGTCGCACAGATGCAGCAGTGGCTCAGAACCACGGGGAGTCCGCAGTCCCGAGTCATAAAAGCAGAGTTCAAGAATGAGAGATCAATTGAAAAAACGGATTTCAAAGACTTCAAAGTTGTCCGTTAAAGGTATCACTGAAACCCTCCTAATGTGTTATTGTAtgtgctttttgttttttgtttttttgtaaaataaattatttataacactgaatatattatatatatgtatgtccAGTAATAAATATATCTGGCAATAAGATTAAtggtttttgtgtatgtgtattattTATCAAGTTAATGTTTACATGCTATTGTAAATATTTCTTAAGATAAATGTATATAGACCTTGAAAGGTTTTGTGCATTTAGTGAAATTTTGCTCATCTAGACGTTTTCCCTGATCTAAAATATATCAATGGTCATAACCTGGTTTGATATATAAGTATAAAATCTATAAATCTTTTTCTTGACCATATATTCAAAAACATAGCACTTAATATCTAGGTTTGATATGTTGCCTAAGACATTAAATATACTATTAGAAACTGCTAGATTCCTCATCCAATTCATGTATTATATACAAACTATAACACgactaaaataaaatgctttcattTTAAACTAGGTCATCACACTGCACGTGAAAGTCCTCCAAAAATGAGGCCTACACCTCCCACAGGATGAAGCATTGAGACATGTTCACATAATCTTATTTTTGGCCTTGACAAAGCAATGCAAGTAAAACACATGTGATGTTGCAACCCTGATTAAGCAACATGCTGGAAATATGCAGAAATACAATTCTTGGACTTTTAAATTATGAAAAGATTACAAATGATTATAACTAGGGAGGAATTTCCTAATCATTTAAAATGATTACCTAAAGCTTGCATCGGACTATATTAAAGGTTAGCAgttgatttttatttttggagggatttaaatgtacatgaaaAAACCATTTACCACCTCGGTAGGTCCGTTTCCTTGCAGGAAAGACATTTAGTTGATTTTAGCAGAAGGTAATATTGGTGTGCTGGCAGCCAATACTTACCTCTTCATAATGCTTTGCTTCCATGCCATATTTCATGTCTAAATTGACCAGCTGGCCTGGGACACTCCCAGTACCTAGACCCCAGAATGAAAAGACTTATTGTGAGAGAGCCAAACATTCCAGGAAATGACTGttcccccctccacctctcttctTCCAAACCCAATCCTGGCTGCACGTTTTgtacatgtttttttcaaacAGTTCAAGCCACCCATATGGAACCTTGCAGTGCTTGGCTCCTCTGATTTACAGTAACTACTGTTGCTGCAAGACAATGCATGGGTCATGGGATATTTGCTCCCAAATCATACCTGGCACATGTTAGAGTTGTCTAGAAGTTTCTCTTTAGTTGCATCCTCTTTGTAATGTAATATGCAACCAAAGGATGCTGTTCTTCTGTTCTTCAAACATAAGAATTTACTTAAGTCATTAAATTATTAAAAGTTGTTTGGTAAATCACCCCAAACaatatgtatatttgtttaAATTAACCTGGGATCATGTATTAATTTTGGCAAGCAATAGGCATGAAAGCTGATATCATTGAATGCTATAATTTCAGTCAGGCCAGGATTGTGCAGGTTTAGACCAACCTCTAGGCTGGGTTTTAGCAGTGCAGAACAACACCAACACTTTGGTAGTACTTCATGCTGAGAGAAGCCTACTGTACTCACTGACACTCAGGTTGCTGGCTTAGAATGATACTTTCTTCCTACTTTTTAAAATATTCTTTGCTTTCTCATTTCTAACCTGTTTTGCTGTAGTAATGTTTCCCAATCCTGTTCTTTAATAACCTTGCTCTgcacatttaaatgtttctggTTTCCAAAAGAGTACATGAGCTGATTACCCAGATTTCCCTTAGTTTAAATTGAACTAAATTGGATGTTTTAGAGTAGGGAAAAGTTCTATAGCATAAAGATCTTCTGGAGAAGAGCAATGCTAACCTGAAATAAAATTTTGTCTGCTGTCGTAGTTTGAGCTTAATATTCAGAGCTATgtaagtaaaataataataattaacttAATTTACTTCAACAATAAATTatgttaaatgtaaaaatacagTATGAAAATAGATGCAGATAATGCATAGCAAGTGCATTATGAATCACAATAAGGAAGACAAGCAATGTTTAACATTTAATTAATACCTTCCTAATGCTATCAACTTTGACTATGGAAACTCTGAAGACAATGCTTATCTTATTAAACACTCTTTACATCTTGGTTGAACCTGAATTTTGGGAATGGGATGAAATaataaaatctaaataaatgcaAGTAATAAGGATATTATCATAAACGGAATCAGTTTTATGAACCTCTCCACATTATTatcaattattattataatcatcatcatcattaccactattaacaaaattaattagtACAGAAATTCTGACTTGAGCCATAGCCACAAGAGTAGATATCTTGTGAgttattaaaaaaatgttaGTGTAGAACTCACAAGCATGTAAagaataaaacattttcaatGGATGCAAATCACATAAGGTTTAAATTGTACATTTTtcagatagatagatttttcaTCCCACCCCCGTGAACGAGATTGTATTCATTTGCATTCTCATATATTTCTCTAAGGTATGTTCAAAAATGGAATCCCTGTACGTCAGTGTCCATATATGGACAACTTCCTGTTAGACGCTGTTTCGTCACTGCAGGGACGTGAGAGCGTCTGCAAAGACTCGCGAACTAAGGGCCTCTCAACCCGGAGAACTACGCAGTACAGAGGCTGGTACTTAGGCTTTGTGCAGTTGCACTGAGTTAATATAGAGAGAACGGTATATTTTTGATTGTATTAAGCATGGACTGACTGAACATCTGTTcaaataaactagttttttcTACTCTTGCCTTGATGTCCAGTGTTGGTCAAAACTACTCCTTTTGATAATAGTCCTAATGCACTATCAAAGCAAAAACGCGCTTGAAAGAGGTACATATCCATCCACTTCACTGATATTTACTACTAGAAAGCTGCTAAGATCATTTATGCCGGTGAATATAACAACATCCACCGTTTTGCATGGATAGGATAAGCTGTCACGAAGACTGTTACCAAGTATCTGATAGCAATAAAAATATGACATGCTCACATCAGCaaaataaatatgcaaatattaAAAATACAGACTTGAGCCATATTTACGCTTTCATATTTTTATTGTTTAGCTTTTCAGATGGGTGCATCAGTATTTCATGAATGAACATGCACGTGCTACATTATTTTCTCATGGGGGGTTCCAATATGACCTGTTCGTTCATGACACAGTATTATGAATATAACGTCTGAATGAAACCATTATCAAATAGTGCTTGATACTGACATATTCTACATGATTTGTGTATCAGTTTGTCGAGTTAGATGCCTTATTTGTTGTGCATTGTTGAAGATGCTCCCCACGGCCAAATGGTACATCCTCGGTTCATTCATAAAATTCTGAGGGAATATAAGGAGGAGCTTGCCTGGCAGTCTATCAGTGACCAGGTTTATAAACCTGGAAAGAGCGCCTCGATTATCAGGAAACAAGAGTCCGGCTGACAAAGCAGACCGCCGTTTTATTTTTATGAACGTGCATAGTAGGGAAATGATCCAGAGCAAAGTGAGCGCCGACGCGGAGTGTGTGTCCGGCTGCGGTTCTGTATCTCCACCCGGGGACACCCTCGCGTACTACCAGCCACCGCCAGCTGACGTGCAGCCCAGCGTTAGCGCCTCTCCAATGGAGACCACACAGGTAGGGCAATATCAAATAACCACGGTACAGCCTGCTTCATTTATGTCAGAGAGCAATAGCTAATACAGAAATGCATGCAGTTCTGTACCacgcctgttttttttttcttgttttttgttttgtttttgtttttttgcttaaATTGCCTACATAATTAAATACCAGGCGTTGAAAATAAGATGCAAATGCTGTACATGACAGCACATTTTACACTTTTAAATTCAATTGAATCGTTTTCAGTAAACGAGCTAAGACATTGTCTTCTAGATGCATGTTGCTATTCTATAACGATTTCCTCAGTATAGATAGAGTAAAATAATAAGAGCACTCAGTCTCAGATATGTTTTGTTGGGCATCGTCATCATCCTTCTGCTTTGCAAACATTTTAAGTGTCTATGCAGCGGTTGAGTGAGGAAAATAAACCCATTGAGGAGACTCCTTACAGCTCTGCGTAAGCCTTGACGTCAGCCACAATAAAAAAGTCAAATATTGATCAGGAGACTATTTTTGGCGCCTAATTGTATATAAAGAAAGAATGATCTGTGTTGATGACAAATGAGAATTTAATGCATTAAACTCTTTAACGCACGTGTCATCAGCAGAATATAATTTTACAACGCCTACAATGTAAAGTTATAAATTTGGTCTACTGCATAATTTTAATATTAACAGCTGTATTTAACACAGGGACCGGTCGCCGATCGCGAGGCAGCTGTCACTCCGTTTGTGCCCACGGTGACAGCAATCTCAACAACCCCGGATTTGCAGTGGATGGTACAACCGACCATCATCACGTCTGTCTCGCCGTCTCTAGGCAGAGCCGAGACCAGTGAGGCGCAGAGCTCCCTCCCGGCAACCACCAAAACAAACGGGGGAAAGGGGAAAGGGACTATCAGAAAGGGGAAAGTCGAGCAGGTAGCCCTCCATCACTGATACGCCCCTCACGCAGTAGCTGGCTGCAAACGCGGTTCGCCATCTTAATTATTTATTGATctatctgtttatttatttttttgtattacAGCATGCTTTATGTTACGTTATCTGGAATCAGGTAGCATCGTTTGTGGGCATGCATGCACTTCAAGAGGTTGGCAGGATGCCTACAGCGGGCATC contains:
- the zc2hc1c gene encoding uncharacterized protein zc2hc1c, producing the protein MPEDCKRKTVKDWPQDTGKEWQNPSPVQRKYSPATSRQKMHSKEKEDGILMDKSGMDSVFPLKPVCHKRPFILKNCQAGSNYITQTDQRRLYNHPPCSSQSKQTKNKRQEENDLSKFEPTDIELHQPLQKRGETNGKPTTGYETLHENQSRLSENQIDSMTKEIRKKEIMLQEKLLKTEQELRKVQLKSALVDKVKREESSKSVKREENRLYCNDKGNWDWEIGRERTLGGRRDGQKERVRERDWGTGNKDIMEQLEKCERETIMNQRERRRDGKREVSLQWENKTTDCYIQDKLWGKEINQKWEVGRKNKTRRETEVEWDWNEIKELERTDWQGKGGVNSGEKRRAERPKVKRDIEEEEDEEQWDIIDRLKLNSHAKGKAFSKQINGLESHQWPSQERLYEHNQRTAEEMTTKTIRKALPAEPSTEVALGSPYFNQKGNRLQQVELSPENSSNANTHLIPCNICHRQFTEDRLDKHSMVCEKLQHSKRKVFDSSKYRAKGTELEKFMKTNNRCEAPELKKNNWRQKHEAFICSLRQTRDPVTRDFQPQLSADPNPDYISCPHCGRRFAPGPAERHIPKCQNIKSKPPPPPRHRR
- the acyp1 gene encoding acylphosphatase-1 codes for the protein MSTEQLLSVDYEVFGKVQGVFFRKHTQSEGKKLGLVGWVQNTGAGTVQGQLQGPASNVAQMQQWLRTTGSPQSRVIKAEFKNERSIEKTDFKDFKVVR